One Bacteroidota bacterium genomic window carries:
- a CDS encoding DUF3857 domain-containing transglutaminase family protein, protein MKAFLYSLILFLCTNGTILTAAEKNRFNADSIPRELKINAQSVIRYFNQTLVVNSESDAAVHISYAITILNKNGLSDSYFREYYDDQRKIKSISAAMYNASGELIKQIGTSGFFDVSAIPQGTIYSDSRVKVYTPAASEYPFTIEYKFIMQLKGYINLPTWNPYMHNEFVSVENAQFELQVNPEMKVRVKQIDPMNLLVKESFDDTLIQKWQVSKLPAIESEIFAKPYGFFPMVIVAPEEFFYDGYYGNSSSWSDLGKWLMNLNEGRDILPIETKSKILQLVSDSDNTLDKIKLIYKYVQDNTRYVSVQLGIGGFQPFEADFVDRVKYGDCKALTNYTMALLKATGINSFYTVVGAGSESRPVLSDFPYSQFNHAFLCVPLDKDTLWLECTSMDAPCGFMGSFTDDRDVLVVNENGGHLVRTPAYSASENRKTTRTLVDVFENGDASANIHSVYEGALLEEVFDALHLDKTDREKSILDKIGLPKAFLKSHSYEVLEQNKPKGIEQISLEIGRLAVPMGSNVFLTPNFMNQIGKLPGNPGKRISDISIRRSYSEVDTIVYNLPESFGISSLPEPETLETDFASYHYKIEQQGNKLMYTRYFELKKGEYPKERIHELYDFAKLVSKADNLRLVLKTL, encoded by the coding sequence ATGAAAGCATTCCTCTACTCCCTTATTCTATTTCTCTGCACTAACGGAACCATTTTAACCGCAGCCGAAAAAAACAGATTTAATGCCGATTCTATTCCAAGAGAATTGAAAATAAATGCTCAGTCCGTCATAAGGTATTTTAATCAAACACTGGTAGTTAATTCAGAATCGGATGCTGCGGTACATATCAGCTATGCAATCACTATCCTCAATAAAAATGGGCTGTCCGATTCCTATTTTCGAGAATATTATGACGATCAAAGAAAGATTAAATCCATTTCTGCGGCGATGTACAATGCCTCAGGGGAACTAATTAAACAAATTGGAACCTCTGGATTCTTTGACGTTAGTGCCATCCCTCAAGGAACCATTTACTCCGATTCAAGAGTTAAAGTATATACACCTGCAGCATCGGAATATCCCTTTACAATAGAATATAAATTCATAATGCAATTAAAAGGCTATATCAACTTACCCACATGGAATCCTTATATGCATAATGAGTTTGTTTCGGTCGAAAATGCGCAATTCGAGCTGCAAGTAAACCCTGAAATGAAAGTACGGGTTAAACAAATCGATCCGATGAACCTCCTTGTGAAGGAAAGTTTTGATGATACGCTCATTCAGAAATGGCAGGTCTCCAAACTCCCGGCAATCGAATCAGAGATCTTTGCAAAACCCTATGGTTTTTTTCCAATGGTGATTGTAGCTCCCGAAGAGTTCTTTTACGATGGTTACTACGGAAACTCCTCTTCATGGTCTGATCTTGGAAAATGGTTGATGAATCTCAATGAGGGAAGAGACATTCTTCCTATAGAAACCAAAAGTAAAATTTTGCAACTGGTAAGCGACTCAGATAATACACTCGATAAAATTAAGCTGATCTATAAATACGTACAAGATAACACCCGTTATGTAAGCGTGCAGCTCGGAATTGGTGGTTTTCAACCTTTTGAAGCGGATTTTGTCGACCGGGTAAAATATGGCGATTGCAAAGCCCTTACCAATTATACCATGGCCTTGCTTAAGGCTACTGGTATTAACTCATTTTACACAGTTGTAGGTGCCGGTTCCGAAAGTCGTCCTGTGTTATCGGATTTTCCTTATAGCCAATTTAACCATGCATTTTTATGTGTACCCCTTGATAAAGATACGCTCTGGCTCGAATGTACGAGCATGGATGCCCCCTGTGGGTTTATGGGGTCATTTACCGACGACAGGGATGTGTTGGTAGTGAATGAAAATGGAGGCCACCTGGTGCGTACACCTGCCTATTCAGCATCAGAAAACCGAAAAACCACCCGAACCCTTGTCGATGTCTTTGAAAACGGCGATGCTTCGGCAAACATTCATTCGGTTTACGAAGGAGCTTTGTTAGAAGAGGTTTTTGATGCTTTGCACCTTGATAAGACTGACCGCGAAAAGTCGATTCTTGACAAAATCGGCCTTCCAAAAGCCTTTCTAAAAAGCCATTCCTATGAAGTTTTAGAGCAGAATAAGCCAAAAGGAATAGAACAAATAAGTCTGGAAATAGGAAGACTGGCTGTTCCTATGGGCAGCAATGTGTTTTTAACACCTAATTTCATGAACCAAATCGGTAAATTGCCCGGAAACCCTGGTAAAAGAATCTCGGATATATCGATCAGGCGATCTTACTCTGAGGTAGACACCATTGTGTATAATCTGCCAGAATCATTTGGAATTTCAAGTTTACCGGAACCGGAAACGCTTGAAACAGATTTTGCTTCGTACCATTATAAAATTGAGCAGCAGGGAAACAAACTTATGTATACCCGCTATTTCGAACTTAAAAAAGGAGAATATCCCAAGGAACGTATCCACGAATTATACGATTTTGCAAAACTCGTTTCGAAAGCTGACAATCTCCGTCTTGTCCTTAAGACACTCTAA